A genomic segment from Sciurus carolinensis chromosome 1, mSciCar1.2, whole genome shotgun sequence encodes:
- the Pmvk gene encoding phosphomevalonate kinase isoform X3, protein MIRWGEEKRQADPGFFCKKIVEGVSQPIWLVSDTRRVSDIQWFQEAYGAAVQTVRVVASEQSRQQRGWVFTPGVDDAESECGLDNFGDFDWVIKNHGDEQHLEEQLGNLLEFVYSRL, encoded by the exons ATGATCCGCTGGGGGGAGGAAAAGCGCCAGGCTGACCCAGGCTTTTTCTGCAAGAAGATTGTAGAAGGCGTCTCCCAGCCCATCTGG CTGGTGAGCGACACTCGGAGGGTATCTGATATCCAGTGGTTTCAGGAGGCCTACGGGGCTGCCGTTCAGACGGTCCGCGTGGTAGCCTCGGAGCAGAGCCGACAGCAGCGGGGCTGGGTGTTCACACCAG GGGTGGATGATGCTGAATCAGAATGTGGCCTGGACAACTTTGGGGACTTTGACTGGGTCATCAAGAACCATGGAGATGAGCAGCACCTGGAGGAGCAGTTGGGGAACCTGCTGGAATTTGTCTACTCCAGACTTTAG
- the Pmvk gene encoding phosphomevalonate kinase isoform X1 gives MAPLGGAPRLVLLFSGKRKSGKDFVTEALQSRLGADICAILRLSGPLKEQYAQEHGLNFQRLLDASTYKEAYRRDMIRWGEEKRQADPGFFCKKIVEGVSQPIWLVSDTRRVSDIQWFQEAYGAAVQTVRVVASEQSRQQRGWVFTPGVDDAESECGLDNFGDFDWVIKNHGDEQHLEEQLGNLLEFVYSRL, from the exons ATGGCCCCGCTGGGAGGCGCCCCGCGACTGGTGCTGCTGTTTAGCGGGAAGAGAAAATCCGGGAAGGACTTCGTGACTGAGGCGCTACAGAGCAG ACTTGGAGCTGACATTTGTGCTATTCTCCGGCTCTCTGGTCCACTCAAGGAGCAGTATGCTCAG GAGCATGGCTTGAACTTCCAGAGACTTCTAGACGCCAGTACCTACAAGGAGGCCTATCGGAGAGACATGATCCGCTGGGGGGAGGAAAAGCGCCAGGCTGACCCAGGCTTTTTCTGCAAGAAGATTGTAGAAGGCGTCTCCCAGCCCATCTGG CTGGTGAGCGACACTCGGAGGGTATCTGATATCCAGTGGTTTCAGGAGGCCTACGGGGCTGCCGTTCAGACGGTCCGCGTGGTAGCCTCGGAGCAGAGCCGACAGCAGCGGGGCTGGGTGTTCACACCAG GGGTGGATGATGCTGAATCAGAATGTGGCCTGGACAACTTTGGGGACTTTGACTGGGTCATCAAGAACCATGGAGATGAGCAGCACCTGGAGGAGCAGTTGGGGAACCTGCTGGAATTTGTCTACTCCAGACTTTAG
- the Pmvk gene encoding phosphomevalonate kinase isoform X2 produces the protein MAPLGGAPRLVLLFSGKRKSGKDFVTEALQSRLGADICAILRLSGPLKEQYAQRLLDASTYKEAYRRDMIRWGEEKRQADPGFFCKKIVEGVSQPIWLVSDTRRVSDIQWFQEAYGAAVQTVRVVASEQSRQQRGWVFTPGVDDAESECGLDNFGDFDWVIKNHGDEQHLEEQLGNLLEFVYSRL, from the exons ATGGCCCCGCTGGGAGGCGCCCCGCGACTGGTGCTGCTGTTTAGCGGGAAGAGAAAATCCGGGAAGGACTTCGTGACTGAGGCGCTACAGAGCAG ACTTGGAGCTGACATTTGTGCTATTCTCCGGCTCTCTGGTCCACTCAAGGAGCAGTATGCTCAG AGACTTCTAGACGCCAGTACCTACAAGGAGGCCTATCGGAGAGACATGATCCGCTGGGGGGAGGAAAAGCGCCAGGCTGACCCAGGCTTTTTCTGCAAGAAGATTGTAGAAGGCGTCTCCCAGCCCATCTGG CTGGTGAGCGACACTCGGAGGGTATCTGATATCCAGTGGTTTCAGGAGGCCTACGGGGCTGCCGTTCAGACGGTCCGCGTGGTAGCCTCGGAGCAGAGCCGACAGCAGCGGGGCTGGGTGTTCACACCAG GGGTGGATGATGCTGAATCAGAATGTGGCCTGGACAACTTTGGGGACTTTGACTGGGTCATCAAGAACCATGGAGATGAGCAGCACCTGGAGGAGCAGTTGGGGAACCTGCTGGAATTTGTCTACTCCAGACTTTAG